In Lycium ferocissimum isolate CSIRO_LF1 chromosome 3, AGI_CSIRO_Lferr_CH_V1, whole genome shotgun sequence, the genomic window AGGAAATGATGAACATTATGTTTTTGAGCTCGGGTCTATCCGACAACATGTGGAGGCAAACTGTCTTGTCTGCATGCTATATTCTTGATAGAGTCCCTCATAGGAAGTTGGACAAGACTCCCTATGAGTTGTGGAAATGGTTCGCCCCTAACCTGAAATTTCTGAAAGTGTGGGGGTCTTTGGCTAAAGTTGGTCTACCTGGTTTTAATCGTGTAAATCTAGGTTTTAAGACTTTACACTGTCTTTATTGGTTATTCTCAAAATAGTGTTGCATATAGGTTTATGTCTTTAAATGATCATTCTATTTGTGAATCTCGAGATGCAGAATTTTTTTGAGcatgtttttccttttaaaaatgaTATGCCTAGTGATGTTGAAAATAATGTTTCTACATCTGCACCTGTTAATTCTCATGTTGTTCCTTCTTCTAGCATTGTTGATAATGAGCATGAAATTGAACTTAGAAGGAGTAAAAGATGAAGAATTGAGACTAGCTTTGGTCCTGATTTTATTACGGCCTTTttgattgaaaattttgatattaatgttttaaatgatgaattagTGTCTATCTACCTAATAAAAGAACCCTAAGACTTATGACGAAGCAATGAGGTCAATAGATGCTATGTTTTGTAAAGAGATCATTAAAAGTGAATTAGACACTATAGTTTCTAGTCACACTTGGGATTTGTATAATTTGCCTAAAGGGGTAAAGCCATAAATAGCAAGTGGACAATTAAGAAGAAATTGACCTGATGGTAGAATTGATAAATATAATGCTAGACTTGTGATTAAGGGTTTTAACCAAAAGGAATGTGTTGATTACTTTGTTACTTATTCTTCTGTAACTAAAATAGCAACTAGATCACTATTTGATACACGGAATATCCCAAGATAAATCATCTGCATCAACCAAAcatagtataaattttatctCACCTTTAATCCTGAATATACCACCTTATCCCAACaaacttgaaattattttattccaCCTCCAGTTGGGATAAATTAGAGATTGTTTGGATGGATTTATAACTATAAGTCAATTCtaacttttgactttttttgttattttagcttaaaaataagtgtttaaaaactctacaaaagtgcttaaaaacTTATTTAAGCACAAAACTctacaaaagtgcttaaaaactattttgacttaaaaacaCCTTAAATAAGTCAACTCTaatagagcctgtttggatggatTTATAAGTTATGgcttaaaacaaaaaacaataaGTTAGAAATGCCTAAAAACAAACGCGTTTTTATCTCACCCAAATACTACAAAATGTTTAAATCTATTTTAGCTTTAAAGCACCTAAACCTAGTCGATCCAAACATACccttagggctcgtttggttggggAACAAGTTATCCCGGGACTGTTATCCCACCCTCTATatagaataaaaaaatactACAATCTCGGAATAACTTATCCCGAAATTAATTATCCTGTGATTTTATTCCAATCAAACATGAGATAAGGCggtattaaaattttattcgAAAGTTATTTTTACTTAACCATCATACCAACCAACTCCTTAGTCCTACAATTATATATCTCGAGAGTATAATCCTAGAATAATTTAGTCCGCCAACCAAACAACCCCGGAATATTTACCCTATAATGCCATACGGCAATTGGATAATTAAAGATCTTTTCTCTTCAACAATTCCGAACTAAAACCCTTTTCCCCCAACTTCACAACCCTTTTAGCTCAACACATAACACATCCAgatctcaattttccatacaaattcataaaataatgtCAAATCTGGATGTATCCCTTGACGATTTAATCAAAAGGAACAAAAGTAGTTCCAGCAGTAGTCGAAACCCTAGACCAAGAACATCCGGATCTGGACCCGGATCCGGATCAGGGTCAGGACCCGGTCCACGCCGTCGCTTCCCTAACCGTGCCGCCAACCGACCCGCACCATATTCATCCGGACCGGTTCGTTAATCTTGTGTATTATTGCATATTACTATCTTCCATTTTAATTGTAGGGTTAATAGCAGTTTTGGTCCCTTGATTATTGATAAATTCTGATTTTAGTCCTTGTAacatttgaaatgtttaatttTGATCCCCTTTCTTGTGAATAATCACATACTTTCTATTGTATAAgctcatatttgtgtataaacacctacgatacactattatacacttTCATACAAGGTTAATACATTATGTGTAATGCTTTTCCCCTCAGGTATGGGCTACTTGGTGTAATAATTTTCAAaagctgtatatttttgaaattcttCCATTTTAATTGTAGGGGTTAATAGCACTTTTGGTCTCTTGATTATTGATAAATTCTGATTTTAGTCCTTGTGATATCCCGACTAGGATAAATTACGCTCtatgtctatttttgaaaatatgtacgccacgtagcccatattttgaattttttttacccGGTTTTAGCTCATAtttatgtataaacaccttttatacactatttttcaaggttgatacattatgtatagtGCTTTCCCCAGGTATAATGATGTactataatattgtatattgggctatGTGGCGTAACATTTTATGTTGgtctgtatatttttgaaaatttcccatCCGAATAGGCACATTTAACCTTTAATTCTTGAAATGTACACTTCTGATCCCTTTTTTCTTGTGAATAATCACAGATTTTCTGTAGTATTAATTGTTCAACCATTTAATTACCGATCTGTTATATTTAAAGTTGTATTTTTGCTTCATTTATGAGGCTAGTGTACTTCTAAAAATAGTCTAAAGTATAATATATTTTCTACATAAAGGGACtaaaataaacaacaacaacaacatacccaatgaaaTCCCACATAGTGGGGTCTGGACGTAAAGGGACTAAAAtcacacattttaattaattgaaggcTAAATGTGCTTAGGCAAATATCGCAAGGACTGAAATCAGAATTTGTCTAtaattgaaggacaaaaattgaTATTATCCCTTAATTGTATTTCTTGTGAATTTAGGTTTAAATAGTTGAAGTGATTTTCACAGGTTCACGCACCAGAGTCTGCGTGGGACCACGACATGTTTGCCGAGCATGCCCCGTCGTATCCAGCTGTCCGTGGGGCCGGGATATCGGGCATTGAGACCGGTATCAAGCTCCTCATTTCCAACTTGGATTATGGGGTTTCAAATGAAGACATCAAGGTGATATTTTGCTTATATGCAAAAATGTTAAGCTGTTATAGAATTATAATACTGAGTGCTACTTATTTAGTAGAATGTTGATATAGTATTAACTATAATTAACTTTAACACTGCTCATGTGTCATTTTGGACTTATTTCATGATACTGAACTTTGACCTAAAGGCTCTTTGTGCTCATCATTAAGAAATGGCAATGTCCACCAGTAGTTTGATAATCTCTCACAATGGTGTTACCTCATTATAGTACAGAAATGAACTATAACTTTACCCTGCGAATTACACCCTTACCCTTGAATGAGCTTAATGATGTTAAGAGTGTcttcggtatgaaggaaaatgttttcttgaaaatcttttccaagaaaataactgggtttcttacttattttcttgtgttcggtGCGTAAGCAAAAACTAAaagcatttatatataatctagacaaatactatgggaggtgggggtgggggtgggttaGGGGTGTGGGGTGGTGGAATGCGGGCTACTGGGGTGAGGGTGAAGATGAGGTGTGTTGGATGGTGAGGAGGACACAATCAATGTGGAATGCCACTTggggaacttgttttccctacttctaCTAGGGTAGTCATTTtgcctcatttttaaggaacttgttttcccagAGAACATGTTTTTCAAATAATTTGATCAACCGAACATGGGAAATTTGGATTTTAGAAAATCGGAAAATGTTACACGCCCTAAATGTGTTGATTCAGTAACAAGATAGTTTGCCCTTTGTGGAGTATATAATATGTTGTAGCAACAACCAAATTGCATTGCATAAAGTCATGTAGTTAGCCTTCTGTCATAGCAGTAACAGGAACTTAATGTAGAGATTTATAATTGAccaaaaaaggggaagaaaaagaagtattgagtttgattatatgaaaaAGGATAGCTAAGAACTATATCTTTTCCCGGTAGGTTGCAGCATGACAGGTATTAGCATCTAGTTACTGTCAAATTAACTGAAGAATTAAGAATTATTAAGAATGACACATATATGCATCCCTTCTTGTTATCTGCTTCTGTCTAGTGATAGTTTTGTGTCTGGTTGAGTTTTGTCAGCGaccatttctttctctttatagtTTTTGGGTAATTGATCTCCACCTCATAAAGTCGGCAAATGGCATTCTCTGGCTATAACACCTTCCTGgagaaaacaacaaaagaaagaaagcttTGAAACCTAATGTCTTTGTGGTGTTTTATAGGAGCTTTTCTCAGAAGCTGGTGATATAAAGCGTTACTCAATTCATTATGACAAGAGTGGAAGATCAAAGGTATCGCAAATCTGCTGTGTAATTTGGCAAGATTAAGATGCTTCAGGAGTTTCCATGAACCTCTATAGTAACCAAAGGTTATTTCTTCTAGGGAACTGCGGAAGTAATCTTTTCACGTCGAAGGGATGCTGAGGCAGCTATCAAGAGATACAACAATGTTCAGCTAGACGGAAAGCCCATGAAAATTGAGTTTGCTGGAACAAATATTGCTCCTCCAGCTCTACCTCCAATTAGAAATCGTTTATATGGAAATCCAAATCCTGCTCCAAGAAGGTACTTTTTCTGTTGTACACAGATCTTTATAATactcttttcatccaaaatttaggtagaggtagaggtaaggtctatGTACATGCTACCCTCtgcagaccccacttgtgggattacactgggtatgttgttgttgttgttgtattgcacGCACTGTGGACTCAATTTGTTGAGCTTCACCCGCTTGGAATCCTttatcaaatattttaatttactGCTGCTAAGTgtaatctcaaaaaaaaatttactgcTTAAGTGTATAAAGTGGAAGGTAagtcacaaaaaataaaattcagtTTGCTGAAGTTAAATGAAGGATGTGAATCTATCTGTAGTGATTACAGCTTCTTGTATTGCATGAATGGATCATTTGCACGAATTAACTCCTTAACTGTTTGTTATGTAATGTCAGGTGTTAATTTCTCTTCAATGAGATTTCCTTTTTTAAACTGGAAGAAATAAGATAATGTGAACTTTGCAGAATTTCCTGTCCCAGAAAAAGCTAGCAATAGATTGCATACAATTCATGTTAGAATAATCAATCTTTTGGGGATCCTTCAATTTCCTAATGTTAAATATCTGACATTGTTTGCACTACACATCCATTGGCATGTAATTCATCACGATAACATCTAATAAATTATTAATAATGGATGCttcttactccctccgtctaaAATTACTTGTCACGTTTTACTTCTTGAGAGTCAAATTACATGGACTTTGACCAATAatttaagatatattttttccccatattgatatgagaatataagatgcgggaagtgaggctgagatggttcgggcatgtgaGGAGGAGGGATGCAGGTGTCTCGgtaaggaggtgtgagaggttggccgtTGTGGGAGAGGTAGGCCGAAAAAGTAATGAGGTGAGGTGATTAGGCAGGACATGACGCAACTTCAGCTCATTGAGGACATGACCCTTGACAGGAAGGTGTGGAGGTCGAGAATTAGGGTAGAAGGGTAGTGGGTAATTGGGTGCTTTTCCGTTTCGTTCCTGGAGTTTTAGCATTATTCTtgtaatttcttatttttagaTTCTATTATTGTATGTTGTTTCTTTAGCCTTGGTTATCTTATTATCTTGCTATTGTTTCTGGTTGTTGCTACTGACTATTTTCGTCTTTTTAATAAGCCGAGGGTCTCCcgaaaacagcctctctaccttcccaaggtagaggtaaggtctgcgtacatactaccctccccagaccccacttgtgggattacactggatatgttgttgtattgaTATAAGAAGATACTGGGTtttgggattatactgggtctgttgttgttattgatatgagaagaattgcaacttatagtactttttgtatagtgtttgaatatctaaattttaattttagaatattgaattaatctaatccaatttagttATGAAGATTAGTTAAACTACCGAGAAGCAAAACGTGACAACTaatttgaaatggagggagtagtacATAAGGACACTCTGAGATATACCTGCctcttttaataaaaatatatattactatcATCGATAAACATTATTCAGAATAAAATAAACTCATGCATGTCTTTTGTATCATTAGACATTATTCTCAACTGCCTCTATCACATTCAAATAATGTTAAGTGCCTTTTTCCCCCACAGATTGGTAGCTTCTTGAAACTTCTTACAATCTTGAAACTCAAAGTTGACTTAATACCTTACCAAATAAAAGCTTTTCCTGATACAAGCGGAATATATTTGTCAAACGATGAGATACAATCTTCACAAAGTAGCAGTTAGTTAAGTGTCCTGCAAGTGTTTGAAAATGTCCATGCCTATAGTTGGTAAACGAGCATTCAAGCTTTATGCATTGTATGTGAAGGCATCTCTGATCTAGCTTCCAAATAGCTGACCttaaattttgtaaaattctTGGAAGGGCTTAAGATAGTTTGATAAATAGGATAGCCGTTAAAGTTAAGTCCCAGGCATTATTTTTtctggggggaaaaaaaaaaaaaaaaaaagtcccacTTCTAGAGCTTCCATGTAGTATCTAGATCTCTTATAAGTAGTTTAAGACAAAAGACATCATTTCACTCCTGAACTTGGCatgaaaactcactttagcaactaaacttaagttgtatttatataccccccttaacaacttacgtctcaattattttccaccctaaaaaaaataatacctcTCACAATATGTGGTGTATTACACTTGCGCCACGTCATTGCCGTGTCAAAAATTaccaacccttcattttttatttttcttttattattttttctctttcttcttctttctcccttttctctttcttcttctttctcctcatcttCACCACACTTGTAGCAACCACCACCATCACCGCCGCCGCCACCACgacctccaccaccaccaccataacCACCACCTCCTTAAATCAACCCAACTGAAAAATCCCATCTTTGtcaaagattttcttttattaatcatATTTCCATGTTAATTAATTCCTAATCAATTATTAAAATTCCTAAATCACATTTTTTCCAACATTAACTCCCACCCActaacctttcttcttcttcaacaacccccccccccccccacccacccgCGGGGCCACacaccagtccatttgaagggttgttcgtgcaatttcttcattgtttttaaacaataaagaaaagtaCCCAACTGGGctccatttgaagggcagttcgtgcaatttctaTCAGAGCTTCATGTTAATTTTCAATTAAATCGGCAGATTGGTTTCCCATTTTCCGTTTTTGTCGCCAAGATTATCGGTTTAGTTGCTTAATTGATTGGTGGGTATGTAAATGTTGAATCTTGAAAAGTACCCAGAAACTAAAGTTCACATTTTTCTTGTTACTGAGATGAGAATTGGGAATTGAGTTTTGAAGTTTAAAAGGAATTGAATTTCATAAAGCTATCAGCTATCATCACAGGAACACTTTGATTGAGTAAGAaagggcagttcgtgcaatttcaTGCAACTTCATTGCTTCGGTGGTGGGGAAGGTTGGCGGTGGTGGTGGTTATGGAGGTGGCAgtcgtgggggggggggggggttcagTTGGCTGATTTCagtggggtgggggtaggggggtgcatttttattttattttttaattgtataataatatatatatatatgaatcagCGGGCCCACCTTTTTGTGTTTTTCACTCTcttaacttttatttatttatttatttattattttttttgccacgtcagaTTTTAGGGTGGAAAATAATTGAGacgtaagttgttaaggggggtatataaatacaacttaagtttagttgctaaagtgagttttcgtgccaagttcaggggtgaaatgatgtcttttctcgtAGTTTAACTGTGAATGGTATGTAAGTTGGGATTTCAGTAGTCCTCTTCTGATAATTGGCTCATTGTGGAtgatttatgtgttataaaagTCCCATCTATTTGACTATTTCCACGTTCTTCTTTGCATCAACCTTGTGGAGTTGGTTGTTTCAGGTTTTGATCGGAAGCTTTCGTTGCTTCGACTTCTCCAATGGAATGTTTCATACTAAAATAAGATGTGTTttttaagaaggaaagaaagtgtCGTTGCACTCCACTCGTATTGTTTATTTGTAATTTGGTGTTGCTTTGCCCAAAAGTGAAATGCAAAATATATATTGGCATGAGACGTTAAGTGGAGTAACATAGTAAATGAGGATTCATAAGCCAACCGTAACTTGGTTGGAATTGAGAAAtcattgttattgttggtatatgtaAAGAAAATTCTCTGCGGCAGAAGCAGCTTCTTGTATACCTTTACAGCACTTTCTTGTGTTACTGGATTTTCAATGAAGTAACCTTTaacaatcaaataaaatatatatagtattttcAAGGCATGTGGCTTCTGGTGTATGTACACCAGATTAATGAAGCTTCTTTGAGCTTGATAAGGATATTTTTTGCGATCTTCTTTCTTCGGTTAGTTATTGTCTTGTGTGGACATTGTGtccttgtctttaactttttttttttaactttatctTGAAATAATTTGACAGTCAACAAAGAGGTGGTGGATTTAGACGTCCTCGAGGTGGTAGAGGAGGGGGCATGAGAAAAGATGGTGGAAGGGGCAGAGGTCGTGGTGAGAACGTTTCCGCAGAAGATCTTGATGCTGAATTGGAGAAGTATCATGCAGAAGCAGAAGCAATGCAGACGAACTGATATTCTGACATGCTTGTGGGATACTTGTGTTGTAACATGTGCAACCATCCACAGGATCGAAggttattattttcttgaattggTACAAACTATTCTTGAAGAGAAGTGATGATACAGATTCTGGGGAAAACACTGAAAGGGGCAGAGCCTCCGTACTGctggaaaatcataaaactaatATGTTAAGAGTGTGCTTGGTGTTATTGCCACATTTTCTTCTGCTTTAAGCAGTTGATGATGTGAAACAGCTGCCTTGTGCACGCTCTGTATTTTCTTGCTATTGCTTTGCCTTCTGTTGTTTTTATGTAAAACAAATTGTGGAGAAATTCCTTACTTTCAGAAACAGATTGCTGGAGTAGTTGGGAAATTATGGGTGGTGCTTGCATAATCCAAGTAATGTTGGTTTATCTTTTGGTTACATCCTAGAGCTACCGAGTCTGGTTAAATGCCCGAGGCAAGTGAAGCTATCTCTGGTGTGTTATTGTACGTTTTGCAGCTGCTGGGGAGGTCATGGTCATCTCCTACCATAGGTATAGGGCCATTGGGTTGATCGAATGTGGAGGCTTCTATGTCAAAGTGGAGGATTTGATTGTCTGCAGAAATTTCAAGTTGCGACACTTCTCatagaaacaacctctctacctcacaCAAGACAGGAGTGAGGTCTGCGTACACCCCACCCACCCCAGAACCCCCTCTTGGAATCACACTAGGTATGATGTTAATCAGCAAGCAGTGACAGGAAAAAGAATCAAATTAAGCAGAAAGAATGGAACGTTTAACTAGAAAATGGAAAGCACACCTTATCACTCTCAGGTTTTTCACAAAGGCCTATCAGAGATTATAAGGGGCCATATTCTCTTGTATCGGTTCAATTCTATTTCGATATTTGATTAATCTAGtaaattatggaagtttgaagtGTGTCCTCTACTGGATGTAGTAACATCCTATTTGTAGGGCTCGGTTGATTTAATTTCTGTTTGAATCCTGAATGATTTAAGTTGGCCTGAAGTACAAAGTCTCTGAGATATTCGAAaggtaaaagggtcaaatatatccttctattttgttttattagttAGTTTGGGGATTTTCATCCAAATAGGGGCATAAGTGTGAAGTTTGAAGACGTCAGGggcatttttattaattttcactaACGGAAggtatatttaactaataaaacaaaataaaggggtatatttgacccttttccctattcgAAATTGCTTGAGGCACAGCTAAATAAGAGCCCAATAAATCTCAcaactatttattttttaaaaaagattattCAGCATGTATATAGGTACACAATTATTCCGTATGTATATAGGTACACCTTTGATATATGTTAGGGTGTTGAGTATGCATCGATAACAACATAAATTATTATAGTTAGGcagttaactttttttttttttttggcttcttACCACACAGATCCTCCTACATCTA contains:
- the LOC132049717 gene encoding THO complex subunit 4A-like, which codes for MSNLDVSLDDLIKRNKSSSSSSRNPRPRTSGSGPGSGSGSGPGPRRRFPNRAANRPAPYSSGPVHAPESAWDHDMFAEHAPSYPAVRGAGISGIETGIKLLISNLDYGVSNEDIKELFSEAGDIKRYSIHYDKSGRSKGTAEVIFSRRRDAEAAIKRYNNVQLDGKPMKIEFAGTNIAPPALPPIRNRLYGNPNPAPRSQQRGGGFRRPRGGRGGGMRKDGGRGRGRGENVSAEDLDAELEKYHAEAEAMQTN